The following proteins come from a genomic window of Phnomibacter ginsenosidimutans:
- a CDS encoding penicillin-binding protein, translating to METKKEILIRTYLVFMVLVLVCLAVLGKVAYIQLAQGKYWRSMADSAHIRFESIAAERGTIYSESGEVLSTSVPEFDIYIDFQADGLIEKEGQLYHQYADSLAIGLAKLFKDRTVKEYKKLLDKGFRSKDRFVLLKRKISFADYEDLKKLPLVKLGKNKSGFIAVVRMKRLYPYKLLANRTIGIARENNKVGLEKKYDQYLGGTDGKRLVRYIAGGAGVPIEGTDREPQDGSDVVTTLDVNIQEIAQQALQKMMVENEALRGTCIVMEVKTGKVKAIANLGRQSDGNYWEDYNYALSASEPGSTWKLVTLMAVLQDKKVTLNSVVDLEGGRWPVAGQVVFDSEVHGMHQATIQQSFEKSSNVGMAKLTYYHYGNKPAEFLQHLHNWRMDSITGIDLPGESRPSIYKPGSRHWSNTTLPWMGFGYNLTITPMHTAMLYNAVANGGRMMKPYVVNALLKDGKIVQQYEPVVLNAQIADREVIAQVRQSLEGVVLNGTGRGMKTEAYTFAGKTGTSLVADKGITYADKMYQSSFAGYFPANDPQYTIVVVIRNKAHAAKFYGASVAGPVFREVADRIYATHLFKQPQVQPGKADSTSFQLYARQQTLKKLAGFFGWRMSDSSANSMVALFENSAGKGKVLRSADKQDAAMPPLQGVGLKDALAVCEEKGLMVTVAGRGKVVAQSILPGTPISKGQTIHLQLN from the coding sequence ATGGAAACCAAAAAAGAAATACTCATCCGCACCTACCTGGTCTTCATGGTGTTGGTGCTGGTGTGTCTGGCGGTGTTGGGCAAAGTGGCTTATATACAGTTGGCACAAGGAAAGTACTGGCGCAGCATGGCCGATAGTGCCCATATTCGTTTTGAATCGATTGCTGCAGAGCGGGGTACCATTTACAGCGAATCAGGCGAAGTGCTTAGCACCTCTGTTCCGGAGTTTGATATCTATATCGATTTTCAAGCCGATGGTTTGATTGAAAAAGAAGGGCAGCTCTATCATCAGTATGCCGATTCATTGGCGATTGGTCTGGCCAAACTCTTCAAAGACCGTACAGTAAAAGAATACAAGAAACTGCTCGATAAGGGCTTTCGCAGCAAAGACCGATTTGTGTTACTCAAGCGGAAAATTTCATTTGCCGACTACGAAGACCTCAAAAAATTGCCCCTGGTAAAACTGGGTAAAAACAAAAGTGGCTTCATTGCCGTGGTGCGGATGAAACGCCTCTATCCTTATAAGTTACTGGCCAACCGTACCATTGGTATTGCCCGGGAAAACAACAAAGTAGGGCTGGAGAAAAAATATGACCAATACCTCGGTGGTACCGATGGCAAACGCTTGGTGCGCTACATCGCTGGTGGTGCAGGTGTACCTATTGAAGGCACCGATCGGGAGCCTCAAGATGGTAGTGATGTAGTGACAACGCTGGATGTCAACATTCAAGAAATAGCGCAGCAGGCTTTGCAGAAAATGATGGTGGAAAATGAAGCACTGCGTGGCACCTGCATTGTAATGGAAGTAAAAACCGGAAAGGTAAAAGCCATAGCCAACCTCGGTCGTCAAAGTGATGGTAACTACTGGGAAGATTACAACTATGCACTCTCTGCCAGTGAGCCCGGCTCTACCTGGAAACTGGTAACACTCATGGCGGTGTTGCAAGACAAAAAGGTGACGCTGAACAGCGTAGTTGATTTAGAAGGTGGTCGTTGGCCAGTAGCTGGTCAGGTGGTGTTTGATAGTGAAGTGCATGGCATGCATCAGGCTACCATTCAGCAATCATTTGAAAAGAGCAGCAACGTAGGCATGGCCAAATTGACCTACTATCATTACGGCAATAAGCCTGCTGAATTTTTACAGCATTTGCACAACTGGCGTATGGATTCAATTACAGGTATCGATTTACCTGGTGAATCTCGTCCCAGTATTTATAAGCCCGGTAGTCGGCATTGGAGCAATACCACATTGCCATGGATGGGCTTTGGCTACAACCTCACCATTACGCCTATGCATACAGCCATGCTCTACAACGCTGTGGCCAACGGTGGCAGAATGATGAAGCCTTATGTAGTAAATGCTTTGCTGAAAGATGGTAAAATAGTACAGCAATACGAGCCCGTTGTATTGAATGCTCAAATAGCAGACCGCGAGGTAATTGCTCAGGTCCGCCAAAGCCTGGAAGGCGTAGTGCTGAATGGTACAGGTCGTGGAATGAAAACCGAAGCGTACACTTTCGCCGGCAAAACAGGTACCTCATTGGTAGCCGACAAAGGCATCACTTATGCCGATAAAATGTACCAGTCTTCATTTGCCGGTTATTTTCCTGCCAACGATCCGCAGTACACCATTGTAGTGGTGATTCGCAACAAGGCGCATGCTGCTAAGTTTTACGGTGCTTCTGTAGCAGGACCTGTGTTTCGAGAAGTTGCTGACCGCATTTATGCTACCCATTTGTTTAAGCAACCACAGGTGCAACCCGGCAAAGCGGACAGTACTTCTTTTCAACTCTATGCACGTCAGCAAACGCTGAAAAAACTGGCTGGCTTTTTTGGCTGGCGCATGAGCGACAGCAGCGCCAATAGCATGGTAGCCTTGTTTGAAAATAGCGCAGGTAAAGGGAAGGTTTTACGCAGCGCAGATAAACAAGATGCGGCTATGCCACCTCTGCAAGGTGTAGGCTTGAAAGACGCACTAGCAGTATGTGAGGAAAAAGGTTTGATGGTAACGGTAGCAGGCAGGGGCAAAGTAGTGGCGCAATCTATTTTACCCGGAACACCCATCAGCAAAGGACAAACCATTCATCTACAATTGAACTAA
- a CDS encoding FtsL-like putative cell division protein, with product MQETAAGQKPAKTNWRKWLQGQWMVQHVPFIFFLAILAVLYIGNGHYADNNIRNTGKATRELKQLQYHYKTLQAELIYRSKESELAKAVEPLGLQRSMEPPAQLRTDSLQTSSNPPTP from the coding sequence GTGCAAGAAACGGCCGCCGGACAAAAACCAGCCAAAACTAATTGGCGCAAATGGCTGCAAGGCCAATGGATGGTACAACATGTGCCCTTCATCTTTTTCCTCGCCATACTTGCCGTACTCTATATCGGAAATGGGCATTACGCCGACAACAATATTCGCAATACCGGCAAAGCCACCCGGGAACTGAAGCAACTGCAATACCACTACAAAACATTACAAGCCGAACTGATTTACCGAAGTAAAGAAAGCGAGTTGGCCAAAGCAGTAGAGCCACTCGGATTACAACGAAGTATGGAGCCCCCCGCTCAACTACGTACCGATTCGCTACAAACATCTTCCAATCCCCCGACGCCATAG
- the rsmH gene encoding 16S rRNA (cytosine(1402)-N(4))-methyltransferase RsmH, with protein sequence MGKKKRQQDADAASNAAEMGGNSYHIPVMLKETIEALNIHPDGVYVDCTFGGGGHSRAILSQLGPKGKLIAFDQDADAAANLPADSRILFVPENFRYMHRFLRLHGALPVDGVLADLGVSSHQFDEASRGFSFRFDAELDMRMDQRQPKTGATIINEYNAAALQNMFSMYGEVTNARTLAAAIVQERSKRPLQTIQDLLTVLEPLAKGNPNRYYAQVFQAIRIEVNEELAVLKEWLEQLPLVLKPGGRVAVITFHSLEDRLVKLFLRDGTFSREADPIYGHSSASPFELMSKKPIEASAEEVKMNDRSRSARLRVAALKEGAK encoded by the coding sequence ATGGGAAAGAAAAAACGCCAACAGGATGCCGACGCTGCCAGCAACGCAGCCGAAATGGGGGGCAATAGCTACCACATTCCGGTGATGTTGAAAGAAACCATTGAAGCCCTCAACATACACCCCGACGGGGTTTATGTGGATTGCACTTTTGGCGGTGGCGGACACAGCCGTGCCATTCTTAGTCAGCTGGGCCCCAAAGGCAAGCTCATCGCCTTCGACCAGGATGCGGACGCTGCGGCCAACCTGCCCGCCGATTCCCGCATTTTGTTTGTGCCAGAAAACTTCCGCTACATGCACCGTTTTTTACGGTTACACGGTGCATTGCCTGTGGATGGCGTACTGGCCGACCTGGGTGTAAGCAGCCATCAGTTTGACGAAGCCAGCCGGGGTTTCAGCTTTCGCTTTGATGCGGAACTGGACATGCGAATGGACCAGCGCCAGCCCAAAACTGGAGCTACAATTATAAATGAATACAATGCTGCAGCCTTGCAAAACATGTTTTCTATGTATGGTGAAGTGACCAATGCCCGCACCCTTGCCGCAGCCATTGTGCAAGAGCGAAGCAAAAGGCCACTGCAAACCATTCAGGATTTACTGACGGTGCTGGAGCCGCTGGCCAAAGGAAACCCCAACCGCTACTACGCACAGGTTTTTCAAGCCATTCGGATAGAAGTAAACGAAGAGCTGGCCGTGCTGAAAGAGTGGCTGGAGCAATTGCCGCTGGTGTTGAAGCCCGGCGGAAGGGTGGCTGTCATCACCTTTCACTCACTGGAAGACCGATTGGTAAAACTGTTTCTGCGGGACGGCACTTTCAGCCGCGAAGCAGATCCGATTTACGGACATAGCAGCGCATCACCATTTGAGCTTATGAGCAAAAAGCCGATTGAAGCCAGTGCTGAAGAAGTAAAAATGAACGACAGAAGCAGAAGTGCCCGACTAAGGGTAGCCGCCCTGAAAGAAGGAGCAAAGTGA
- the mraZ gene encoding division/cell wall cluster transcriptional repressor MraZ has product MAGFLGEYEATVDAKGRFLLPAGLKKQMPEGTTTLVINRGMDECLWMYLLDDWKKVEDRLREVNPYDSRENRMVRKALIAGAVYVEFDSAGRLNLSKILSEYAGLEKDIVLAGDIDKIEIRDKTKYNKLFESLTPEKLSGMASAILGSGSSTQG; this is encoded by the coding sequence ATGGCAGGATTTCTCGGAGAATATGAAGCAACAGTGGACGCTAAAGGGCGTTTCCTGTTACCTGCCGGCCTCAAAAAGCAGATGCCGGAGGGCACCACTACGCTGGTGATCAACCGGGGTATGGATGAATGTCTCTGGATGTACCTGCTTGACGACTGGAAAAAAGTAGAAGACCGCCTCCGCGAAGTGAACCCTTACGACAGCCGTGAAAACCGGATGGTGCGCAAAGCCCTCATAGCCGGTGCGGTGTACGTAGAGTTCGATTCTGCCGGCCGCCTCAACTTGTCCAAAATCCTGTCAGAATACGCTGGTCTCGAAAAAGACATCGTGCTGGCAGGTGACATTGATAAAATCGAGATCCGGGATAAAACCAAATACAATAAGCTCTTTGAATCACTGACTCCTGAAAAACTCAGTGGTATGGCTTCGGCAATTTTAGGTAGCGGTTCTTCCACTCAGGGCTAA